Within Kutzneria chonburiensis, the genomic segment ACCGTCGGACTGTTCTTCGGCGAGGACATCTTCCTTGCCGTCGGGTCGATCCTGCTGATCACGAGCTTCGTGGACAGCACGTACCACCTGAAGCTGGACGCGCTCCAGATCGCGGTCTGGGCCATTCCGACCGCCGTCTGCGCGTACCTCATCCACGGCGCCCGGCTGCTGTGGCTCGACCGGAGCCTGGCCAAGACCTCCACCAAGCAGGAGGTGGCAGCGCAATGATCGACGCCGAGTGGCTGTACTGGGCGTGTGGCCTGTTCTTCCTGATCGGCGCGGGTTTCAGCTATCGCCGCGCGCAGTACGGCGGCGCCGCGTTCTGGGCGCTGCTGGGACTTTCCTTCTGCTACTCCACGTTCGTCGTCAACAAGACCGCGCCGCCGTGGCCGCTGGGGCTGGCCGTGCTGGTCATCGCCGGGTTGGCCGGCTTCGGGGCCCTGGGCCGGACGACCATTGCCACCACCGGTCAGGCCGACCGCATCTCCGCGGCCAACACGTTGCGCAGCAAGCTGTTCATCCCCGCGCTGATGATTCCCCTGGTGGCGCTGATCTTCGGCACGATGATCGTGTCCATCAAGGTCGGCGGGAAGCCGTTGCTGGCCACCGGCACCGCGACCCTGACCGGTCTCGGCGTCGGCGCGATCGTCGCCACCGCGGTCGGGCTCGTGCTGCTGCGGCCGGCCGGTGGCGTGAAGCTGACGCTGCCGCTCGTCGAGGGCACCCGGCTGTTGCAGTCCATCGGCTGGGCCGTCGTGCTGCCGCAGATGCTGGCCGTGCTGGGCCTGGTGTTCGCCAACTCCGGCGTCGGGACCGCCGTCGGCACCATCGTGTCGGCGATCCTGCCCAAGGGATCGCTGCTCATCGCCGTGATCCTGTACTGCGTCGGCATGGCGCTGTTCACCATCGTCATGGGCAACGCGTTCGCCGCTTTTCCCGTGATGACCGCCGCGATCGGCTGGCCCGTGCTGATCCAGGGCTTCCACGGCAACCCGGCGATCGTGTTCGCCGTGGGCATGCTGGCCGGGTTCTGTGGCACGCTGTGCACGCCGATGGCGGCCAACTTCAACATCGTGCCGGCCGTGCTGCTGGAGATGAAGGACCGCTACGGGCCGATCAAGGCGCAGCTGCCGACCGCCGGGCCGCTGCTGGTGTGCAACATCGCGATCATGTACCTGATGGGATTCTGAGCCATGAGCACCGTGCTGCTGACCGGTTTCGAGCCGTTCGCCGGGGACGCCGTCAACCCTTCCTGGGACGCCGTCGGCCTCGTCGACCTGCCCGGTGTCTCCGTGGTCAAGCAGCTGCTGCCGTGCGTGTTCGACGAGTCCCTCGTCGTGTTGCGGCAGGCGGTGCTCGCGCACAACCCTTCCGTCGTCATCGCCGTCGGCCTCGCCGGCGGTCGCGACGTCATCACTCCCGAGCGGGTGGCGATCAACCTCAGCGACGCCCGGATTCCCGACAACAGCGGTCGGTCGCCGATCGACGAGCCCATCGTCGACGGCGGCCCCGCCGCCTACTTCACCGGTCTGCCCATCAAGGCCGCCGTCGCCGCCATGCGCACCGCCGGCATCCCCGCCGCCGTCTCGTACTCCGCCGGCACCTTCGTCTGCAACCACGTCTTCTACGGCCTCATGCACCTGATCGCCACCACCGCGCCCCATATCCGTGGCGGCTTCGTTCACGTCCCGTACAGCGCCGAGATGACCGCCTCCGCCGGCGCTTCCCGCCCTTCCCTCCCCCTTCACACCATCGCCGACGGCCTCGCCGCCTTCACCCTCGCCTGCCTCCAGACCTCCGATGACCTGGCCGTCGCCGAGGGCACGCTGCACTGACCGTGACCTGGCCACTGTCAAGTGGTCTTTCGATACCTTGCGGCCTTGGGTGACTCCTTGTGTGATGGGCTCACCGCCCTTGTCGACGAGGAGGTCCGATGTCTGTCCGGTTACGGCTGGCGGCGATCGGGGTCGCGGCGGTCACTGCGGCGGCGGGGCTGGCGCTGGTCGCCGCGCCGGCCGCGGTGGCCCTGGACAACGGTCTGGCCCGCACCCCGCAGATGGGGTTCAACAACTGGAACGCGACGCACTGCAGCGGC encodes:
- the pcp gene encoding pyroglutamyl-peptidase I — its product is MSTVLLTGFEPFAGDAVNPSWDAVGLVDLPGVSVVKQLLPCVFDESLVVLRQAVLAHNPSVVIAVGLAGGRDVITPERVAINLSDARIPDNSGRSPIDEPIVDGGPAAYFTGLPIKAAVAAMRTAGIPAAVSYSAGTFVCNHVFYGLMHLIATTAPHIRGGFVHVPYSAEMTASAGASRPSLPLHTIADGLAAFTLACLQTSDDLAVAEGTLH
- a CDS encoding DUF979 domain-containing protein is translated as MIDAEWLYWACGLFFLIGAGFSYRRAQYGGAAFWALLGLSFCYSTFVVNKTAPPWPLGLAVLVIAGLAGFGALGRTTIATTGQADRISAANTLRSKLFIPALMIPLVALIFGTMIVSIKVGGKPLLATGTATLTGLGVGAIVATAVGLVLLRPAGGVKLTLPLVEGTRLLQSIGWAVVLPQMLAVLGLVFANSGVGTAVGTIVSAILPKGSLLIAVILYCVGMALFTIVMGNAFAAFPVMTAAIGWPVLIQGFHGNPAIVFAVGMLAGFCGTLCTPMAANFNIVPAVLLEMKDRYGPIKAQLPTAGPLLVCNIAIMYLMGF